The Lynx canadensis isolate LIC74 chromosome D1, mLynCan4.pri.v2, whole genome shotgun sequence genome has a segment encoding these proteins:
- the LOC115526066 gene encoding olfactory receptor 52R1-like — MLASGNHSSYPVSFILLGIPGLENSQFWIAFPLCAMYVVAIIGNTTVLHIIRIDHTLHEPMYLFLAMLAITDLVLSSSTQPKMLAILWFHAHETEYHACLIQVFFIHAFSSVESGVLMAMALDRYVAICFPLRHSSVLTPAVVGKLGAAVMMRALLLVSPFCIMVSRMPFCPNQIIPQPYCEHMAVLKLVCADTRVNRAYGLFVAFSVVGFDMIVISVSYVMILRTVLGLPSGQAQLKAFGTCASHICVILALYIPALFTFLTHRFGHHVPRAVHIMFANLYLLVPPMLNPIIYGVRTKQIRNRVIQGCCGKDP, encoded by the coding sequence ATGTTGGCTTCAGGGAACCACTCATCTTATCCTGTGTCCTTCATCCTACTTGGGATCCCAGGACTCGAGAATTCCCAATTTTGGATTGCCTTTCCTCTCTGTGCCATGTATGTTGTAGCTATAATTGGCAATACCACTGTCCTTCATATAATCCGAATTGACCACACTCTCCATGAGCCCATGTACCTCTTTCTAGCCATGCTGGCTATCACTGACCTGGTCCTCTCGTCTTCCACCCAACCTAAAATGCTGGCTATACTCTGGTTTCATGCTCATGAGACTGAATACCATGCCTGTCTCATCCAGGTGTTCTTCATCCATGCCTTTTCCTCTGTGGAGTCTGGGGTACTCATGGCTATGGCCTTGGACCGTTATGTGGCCATCTGCTTCCCACTCCGTCACTCAAGTGTCCTGACCCCAGCTGTAGTGGGTAAATTGGGAGCAGCTGTGATGATGAGAGCATTGCTGTTGGTGAGCCCCTTCTGCATTATGGTCTCCAGGATGCCCTTCTGCCCCAACCAGATCATTCCCCAGCCATACTGTGAGCACATGGCTGTGCTAAAGCTGGTGTGTGCAGATACTAGAGTAAACCGTGCATATGGGCTCTTTGTGGCCTTCTCTGTGGTTGGCTTTGATATGATTGTCATCAGTGTATCCTATGTGATGATTTTGAGAACTGTTCTGGGGTTGCCTTCTGGTCAAGCCCAGCTCAAGGCTTTTGGTACATGTGCGTCCCATATCTGTGTCATCTTGGCTTTATATATCCCTGCCCTCTTCACTTTTCTCACCCACCGCTTTGGACATCATGTGCCCCGAGCAGTACATATCATGTTTGCCAATCTCTATCTCCTGGTTCCTCCCATGCTCAACCCCATCATCTATGGAGTTAGAACCAAGCAGATCAGGAACAGGGTTATTCAAGGTTGTTGTGGAAAAGATCCCTGA